A window from Candidatus Eisenbacteria bacterium encodes these proteins:
- a CDS encoding D-alanine--D-alanine ligase, whose amino-acid sequence MKIVVLLGGNTSEREVSLRTGAGVARALETLGHEVALLDTGTGRFLKDADHAMKLGTGGPAPLHSGQSLATSSSGESLDVYVRSIPRTADLVFIALHGGAGENGTLQALLDLAGIPYTGSGVLSSALAMDKVMSKRIFKVEGIPTPEWVERWAPEEPTAPWNPDLTAAELSSIGGYPVIVKPNEEGSSVGISVARNAAELRAGIEEARRYGRYVLVERFVEGRELTVGVIDQRALPVVEIIPHEGWYDYEHKYTSGASRYEVPAALPPEMSETLFALSLRACRALRTKGVARVDFRLGADGVPQCLEVNTVPGLTELSLVPKAAGAAGMSYPDLIRAIVESSPVRAAR is encoded by the coding sequence ATGAAGATCGTCGTGCTCTTGGGTGGGAACACGTCCGAGCGGGAGGTCTCGCTCCGGACCGGGGCCGGGGTGGCGCGCGCGCTCGAGACCCTCGGCCACGAGGTCGCGCTCCTCGACACCGGCACGGGCCGGTTCCTGAAGGACGCCGATCACGCGATGAAGCTCGGCACCGGAGGCCCCGCGCCGCTCCATTCGGGGCAGTCGCTCGCGACGTCTTCCTCGGGCGAGAGCCTCGACGTGTACGTCCGCTCGATTCCGCGCACCGCGGACCTCGTCTTCATCGCGCTCCACGGCGGCGCCGGCGAGAACGGCACGCTGCAGGCGCTTCTCGACCTCGCCGGCATTCCCTACACGGGGTCGGGCGTCCTTTCTTCCGCGCTCGCGATGGACAAGGTGATGTCGAAGCGCATCTTCAAGGTCGAGGGGATCCCGACGCCCGAGTGGGTGGAGCGCTGGGCGCCCGAGGAGCCGACCGCGCCGTGGAATCCGGACCTCACGGCGGCGGAGCTGAGCTCGATCGGCGGCTATCCCGTGATCGTGAAGCCGAACGAGGAGGGATCGAGCGTCGGGATCTCGGTGGCGCGGAACGCCGCGGAGCTCAGGGCCGGAATCGAGGAGGCGCGCCGCTACGGACGCTACGTTCTCGTCGAGCGCTTCGTCGAAGGTCGCGAGCTGACGGTGGGCGTGATCGACCAGCGCGCGCTCCCGGTCGTCGAGATCATCCCGCACGAGGGCTGGTACGACTACGAGCACAAGTACACGTCGGGGGCGAGCCGGTACGAGGTGCCCGCGGCGCTCCCGCCCGAGATGAGCGAGACGCTCTTCGCGCTCTCCTTGCGCGCGTGCCGCGCGCTCCGCACGAAGGGCGTCGCGCGCGTCGATTTCCGGCTCGGCGCGGACGGGGTGCCCCAGTGCCTCGAGGTGAACACGGTGCCGGGCCTGACCGAGCTCTCGCTCGTGCCCAAGGCCGCCGGAGCCGCGGGCATGAGCTATCCGGATCTGATCCGCGCGATCGTGGAATCCTCGCCGGTGAGGGCCGCGCGCTGA
- the radA gene encoding DNA repair protein RadA produces MPRKQPSRAAREERTIFLCADCGNESPKWFGKCPHCGAWNSAREGPGARREVSGGRSARAGSRGGYAGTAGGAMAAPVLIEQIETGAEDRWPSGIGELDRVLGGGLVPGSLVLIGGDPGIGKSTLALQLAAALAREGRTVLYVTGEESPRQARMRAERIALRDASQRLWIHSEVDLEAIAAEVEKLQPSLLVVDSIQTLLLGGIDAAPGSVSQVRECGLFLLRLAKDRGLPVLLIGHVTKDGSVAGPRTLEHMVDAVLYLEGERHHEYRILSAAKNRFGSTHEIGVFEMRGDGLAQVENPSERLLQDRGESVPGSAVVAAIEGSRPLLVEVQALVAPTHFANPQRVAQGIDPRRLSVVGAVLEKRAGLSLAGADVFVNVAGGIRLEEPAADLGLALALASSFRDRPLRPDLVAVGEIGLGGELRPVPQLERRLAEARRLGFRAAVVPKRSAPEGDRGVIAAATLLEAIERVMGSPGA; encoded by the coding sequence ATGCCACGAAAGCAGCCCTCCCGCGCCGCGCGCGAGGAGCGGACGATCTTCCTGTGCGCGGACTGCGGCAACGAGAGTCCGAAGTGGTTCGGCAAGTGCCCGCACTGCGGCGCGTGGAACAGCGCGCGCGAGGGGCCGGGCGCCAGGCGCGAAGTGTCGGGCGGACGGAGCGCGCGCGCGGGCTCGCGCGGCGGGTACGCGGGCACGGCCGGCGGAGCGATGGCCGCGCCGGTCTTGATCGAGCAGATCGAGACGGGGGCGGAGGACCGCTGGCCCTCCGGGATCGGCGAGCTGGACCGCGTGCTCGGAGGCGGGCTCGTCCCGGGGTCGCTCGTCCTCATCGGAGGCGATCCGGGGATCGGGAAGTCCACCCTCGCGCTCCAGCTCGCGGCGGCGCTCGCGCGGGAAGGCCGCACCGTCCTCTACGTCACCGGCGAGGAATCGCCGCGCCAGGCGCGGATGCGCGCGGAGCGGATCGCGCTCCGGGACGCGTCGCAGCGACTCTGGATCCACTCCGAGGTCGACCTCGAGGCGATCGCCGCCGAGGTCGAGAAGCTCCAGCCGTCGCTCCTCGTCGTCGACTCCATCCAGACCCTGCTCCTCGGCGGCATCGACGCGGCGCCCGGGAGCGTGTCCCAGGTGCGCGAGTGCGGGCTCTTCCTCCTGCGCCTCGCCAAGGATCGCGGGCTCCCGGTGCTCCTGATCGGCCACGTCACGAAGGACGGATCCGTCGCCGGCCCGCGCACGCTCGAGCACATGGTGGACGCGGTGCTCTACCTGGAAGGAGAGCGCCACCACGAGTACCGGATCCTGAGCGCGGCGAAGAACCGCTTCGGCTCCACGCACGAGATCGGAGTCTTCGAGATGCGCGGCGACGGACTGGCGCAGGTGGAGAATCCCTCGGAGCGGCTCCTTCAAGACCGCGGCGAGTCGGTTCCGGGATCCGCGGTGGTGGCGGCGATCGAGGGCTCGCGTCCGCTCCTCGTGGAGGTGCAGGCCCTGGTCGCGCCCACGCACTTCGCCAATCCGCAGCGCGTCGCGCAGGGGATCGACCCGCGCCGGCTCTCGGTCGTGGGCGCCGTGCTCGAGAAGCGCGCGGGGCTCTCGCTCGCGGGCGCGGACGTGTTCGTGAACGTCGCGGGCGGGATCCGGCTCGAGGAGCCCGCGGCCGACCTCGGCCTGGCGCTCGCGCTCGCGTCGAGCTTCCGCGACCGGCCGCTCCGTCCGGACCTCGTCGCCGTCGGAGAGATCGGGCTCGGCGGAGAGCTGCGCCCCGTGCCCCAGCTCGAGCGAAGGCTCGCCGAGGCGCGACGCCTCGGATTCCGCGCCGCCGTCGTTCCGAAGCGCTCGGCTCCCGAAGGGGATCGCGGCGTGATCGCCGCGGCCACGCTGCTCGAGGCGATCGAGCGCGTGATGGGTTCGCCGGGAGCCTGA
- a CDS encoding MlaD family protein gives MNRTSRRAATQVGIAGLLALVLLFVGIAWLKEYRVGKKKTYYTARFEEVGNLAEGDPVSVRGVRKGAVTKITLEDQAVRVEFEVDKSVALHPDAQLRVANIGFMGEKFLALEPGSAPGRFDRSKTIPGRFQSGVPEVISGAGDLLVETTELSSRLNLMLDAIDPATVERASRNFEKATEGLSHTLDQNRADLREAIVDFKVAAKELRTIASSNSGQVSSSIKDFGDASRKLGHLSDQLSSTAVALDRVVTRLDKGEGALGKAIADSTLYVELKETLRNTNQLVKDIQKNPKKYINLSVF, from the coding sequence ATGAATCGAACGTCACGCCGCGCCGCCACCCAGGTCGGAATCGCGGGCCTCCTCGCGCTCGTGCTCCTCTTCGTCGGGATCGCCTGGCTGAAGGAGTACCGGGTGGGGAAGAAGAAGACGTACTATACGGCCCGGTTCGAGGAGGTCGGGAACCTCGCGGAAGGCGACCCCGTCTCCGTGCGCGGCGTCCGGAAGGGCGCGGTCACGAAGATCACCCTCGAGGACCAGGCCGTGCGCGTGGAGTTCGAGGTCGACAAGTCGGTCGCGCTCCATCCGGACGCGCAGCTCCGCGTCGCGAACATCGGGTTCATGGGAGAGAAGTTCCTCGCGCTCGAGCCGGGCTCGGCGCCTGGGCGCTTCGACCGATCGAAGACGATCCCGGGACGCTTCCAGTCGGGCGTTCCGGAGGTGATCTCGGGAGCCGGAGATCTCCTGGTCGAGACGACGGAGCTCTCGTCGCGGCTCAACCTCATGCTCGACGCGATCGACCCGGCGACCGTGGAGCGCGCGTCGCGGAACTTCGAGAAGGCGACCGAGGGGCTCAGCCACACGCTGGATCAGAACCGCGCGGATCTGCGCGAGGCGATCGTGGACTTCAAGGTCGCCGCGAAGGAGCTCCGCACGATCGCGTCCAGCAACTCGGGCCAGGTCTCGTCCTCGATCAAGGACTTCGGGGACGCCTCGCGGAAGCTCGGGCACCTCTCCGACCAGCTCTCCTCGACCGCGGTCGCGCTGGACCGCGTGGTCACGCGGCTCGACAAGGGAGAGGGAGCGCTCGGGAAGGCGATCGCCGATTCCACGCTCTACGTCGAGCTCAAGGAAACGCTCCGGAACACGAACCAGCTCGTGAAGGACATCCAGAAGAATCCGAAGAAGTACATCAACCTCAGCGTCTTCTGA
- the ispF gene encoding 2-C-methyl-D-erythritol 2,4-cyclodiphosphate synthase, protein MTKDIAPPGTRLRVGVGYDAHRLARGLPLTLGGVAIAHDRGPSAHSDGDVLAHAIGDALLGAVGLGDLGEHFPNRDARWRGASSLLLLERIREMLDARGDRIVNVDATLIAEAPRIRPHVAKMRDALGRALRIEPERVSVKATTNEGLGALGREEGIAAHAVALVEAGGS, encoded by the coding sequence ATGACGAAGGACATCGCTCCTCCCGGGACGAGGCTTCGCGTCGGTGTCGGGTACGACGCGCACCGTCTCGCGCGCGGTCTTCCGCTCACGCTGGGCGGCGTCGCGATCGCGCACGACCGCGGCCCCAGCGCGCACTCCGACGGGGACGTGCTCGCGCACGCGATCGGGGACGCGCTCCTCGGCGCCGTCGGGCTCGGAGATCTCGGCGAGCACTTTCCGAATCGCGATGCGAGGTGGCGAGGGGCGTCGAGCCTCCTTCTGCTCGAGAGGATCCGCGAGATGCTCGACGCGCGCGGAGACCGCATCGTGAACGTGGACGCGACGCTGATCGCGGAAGCGCCGCGCATCCGGCCGCACGTCGCGAAGATGAGGGACGCGCTCGGCCGCGCGCTCCGGATCGAGCCGGAGCGGGTCTCGGTCAAGGCGACGACGAACGAAGGACTCGGGGCCCTCGGCCGCGAGGAGGGGATCGCGGCCCACGCGGTCGCGCTCGTGGAGGCGGGAGGCTCGTGA
- a CDS encoding mechanosensitive ion channel family protein, producing MLPPETFTVTTLLRLGLIVLATLLMLRIASILIRKVETAIRNESRAHSGAREKRAATIGAVLRGVTRGVILVIGGLMVARAAGLDITPALAAAGGFGVAAGLGAQSLVRDWVAGFFIIHENQFDVGDVIRAAGVSGTVEMLSLRHTELRDGEGFIHFVPNGEIKVVTNLTKSWSTPMVRVPVSVTEDPDRVIGIVEALLPEFQQDPVIRPLLLDGPRLLGIEDVAPGYYTLLLQAKTIPEQRLVVSRALRRRVVHRLREEGIWLAAGAEPPAPAVPALDPTAPLQATAAPSASTASSAANPFGDSR from the coding sequence ATGCTCCCGCCCGAGACCTTCACCGTGACGACGCTCCTCCGTCTCGGCCTCATCGTCCTGGCCACCCTCCTCATGCTCCGGATCGCCTCGATCCTCATCCGAAAGGTCGAGACGGCGATCCGGAACGAGTCGCGGGCGCATTCCGGAGCCCGCGAGAAGAGAGCCGCCACCATCGGGGCCGTGCTGCGGGGCGTGACCCGGGGTGTCATCCTCGTGATCGGCGGTCTGATGGTCGCTCGTGCCGCGGGGCTCGACATCACGCCCGCGCTCGCCGCGGCCGGGGGCTTCGGCGTGGCGGCCGGACTCGGCGCGCAGAGTCTCGTGCGCGACTGGGTCGCGGGATTCTTCATCATTCACGAGAACCAGTTCGACGTCGGGGACGTGATCCGGGCGGCGGGCGTCTCGGGAACGGTGGAGATGCTCTCGCTCCGTCACACGGAGCTCCGCGACGGGGAAGGGTTCATCCACTTCGTCCCGAACGGCGAGATCAAGGTGGTCACGAACCTCACGAAGAGCTGGTCCACGCCGATGGTGCGCGTGCCCGTGAGCGTGACCGAGGATCCCGACCGTGTGATCGGGATCGTCGAGGCGCTGCTTCCCGAGTTCCAGCAGGACCCGGTGATCCGCCCGCTCCTGCTCGACGGGCCGAGGCTCCTCGGGATCGAGGACGTCGCTCCCGGCTACTACACGCTCCTGCTGCAGGCGAAGACGATCCCCGAACAGCGGCTCGTCGTGTCCCGCGCGCTCCGGCGCCGCGTGGTCCATCGGCTCCGGGAGGAAGGGATCTGGCTCGCGGCGGGCGCGGAGCCCCCGGCCCCGGCCGTCCCGGCGCTCGATCCGACCGCGCCGCTCCAGGCGACCGCGGCTCCGTCCGCGTCCACGGCCTCGAGCGCGGCCAACCCGTTCGGGGATTCGCGGTGA
- the ispD gene encoding 2-C-methyl-D-erythritol 4-phosphate cytidylyltransferase codes for MNRDAPEPAREELAVVLAGAGEGVRMGGRPKLLLEIDGRTLLGRVVSTFVAHPAVGEIVAAVPAGSGELASRARAILETVARERGVRVSVIPGGATRQRSVAAALRALTRDLPFIAVHDVARALVQRDLVTRVLDAARRSGAAIPVLPIRDTIKEVEGDRVTRTVPREGLAGAQTPQIFTRDIMLRAIAAAEAAGFEATDDAALVEETGTGVVTAVPGDPTNLKLTEPSDVTLFEALVRSLDHA; via the coding sequence GTGAACCGGGACGCACCCGAGCCCGCGCGCGAGGAGCTCGCCGTCGTCCTCGCGGGCGCCGGCGAAGGCGTCCGGATGGGCGGACGGCCCAAGCTGCTGCTCGAGATCGACGGGCGGACGCTCCTGGGGCGAGTCGTGTCCACGTTCGTCGCGCATCCGGCCGTGGGGGAGATCGTCGCGGCGGTTCCCGCCGGATCCGGGGAGCTCGCGTCCCGTGCCCGGGCCATCCTCGAGACCGTCGCCCGCGAGCGTGGTGTTCGTGTGTCCGTGATCCCGGGCGGCGCCACGCGCCAGCGTTCGGTCGCGGCCGCCCTCCGCGCCCTCACGCGGGACCTTCCCTTCATCGCGGTCCACGACGTGGCGCGGGCGCTCGTCCAGCGCGACCTCGTCACCCGGGTGCTCGACGCGGCGCGCCGTAGCGGCGCGGCCATCCCGGTGCTCCCGATTCGCGACACGATCAAGGAGGTGGAGGGGGACCGCGTCACCCGCACGGTGCCGCGCGAAGGACTCGCGGGGGCCCAGACGCCTCAGATCTTCACGCGTGATATCATGCTCCGCGCGATCGCCGCGGCCGAGGCGGCCGGATTCGAGGCCACCGACGACGCGGCCCTCGTGGAGGAGACCGGAACCGGCGTCGTGACCGCGGTGCCCGGGGACCCGACGAACCTCAAGCTCACCGAGCCTTCCGACGTGACGCTCTTCGAAGCCCTGGTCCGGAGCCTGGATCACGCATGA